The Bartonella grahamii subsp. shimonis region GCGTATGGGTAAAAATCTTTAAGAAAGTAGTGAATACACTGCTAATAACTTATCTCAAAAAAGAGCAGAATAACATTGAGAACTGCTAAGAAAACACATTGATTAGGGGAAAGGTTGAGATAATGTATAATTCAAATTTTGGAGAAACATTTATGAACAAAGTAGAGTGATGTAATGACAGTCTTTGAAAGTAAATTGAGTGCTATAAAAATTCAACGCCGCGGTTTTTTATTTATTCTCTCTTCACCTTCAGGTGCTGGTAAATCAACAATTTCTCGATTACTTCTAAAAGATGGACAATTAGAGCTTTCCGTAAGTATGACCACAAGGAGAAGACGTCCTAGTGAAGTGGATGGACTACATTATCACTTTATTTCAAAGGAAGAGTTTGAATATAAGCGTGATAGAGATGAATTTATTGAATGGGCAGAAGTTCATGGAAATTATTATGGCACTTTACGTGAAACTGTTGAAAACGCATTGAGTACTGGCCGTGACATGTTATTTGATATTGATTATCAAGGTACCGAGCAGCTGCAAAAAAAGATGCTAGGAGACACTGTATCTGTTTTTATCCTTCCACCATCAATGAAAGAGCTTGTTTCGCGTTTACATCGTCGAGCAGAAGATAGTCAAGATATCATCAATTTACGATTGGAAAATGCCCGAACAGAGTTAAAGCATTGGCGTTCTTATGATTATGTTGTGATTAACGAAGATTTAGATCAGTCTTTATCTTTTATTAAATCAATTTATTTAGCTGAAACCGCAAAACGCGAGCGCTGTTCTTATCTTGGCTCTTTTGTTGATGGGCTTATTGCTGAAAAGATCGATAAATGTCTTGATTAAAAAAGATTGCATAACAAAAAGTGCATTTTAGAGCACTAGATGTGCTAAAGTTATAAATTCAGAAACCGAGAGCGTTTCAGCACGGCGCGTTCCATCAATTCCAGCTTTTTCTAACAATACTTCACCTCCAAGTGTTTTGAGATTTTGACGAAGCATTTTTCGTCTTTGTCCAAAGGCAGTTTTTGTGACGAGGCTTAGTTTTTGTGCAGAGCAGGCAAGAGGTTGTGTTCGCGGAACAATATGAACAACGGAAGAAGTTACTTTAGGTATTGGTATGAAGGCTTGAGGGGGCACATCAAAAGCAATTTTAGCAGTAGTACGCCAGCCAGTTAAGACACTAAGACGTCCATAATGAGTAGATTGAGGTTTAGCTGTAATCCGTTTGGCAACTTCACGTTGAAACATCAATGTCATTGATTCATAAAAAGGGGGCCATGGTTCAGTCAAAAGCCAATTTAATAAGAGTTGTGTTCCAATATTATAGGGAAGATTTGCAATAATACGAGGTTTTTCTGGGCTTGTTTCAAAGAGTTTTGAGAAGTCTTGCTTCAGTGCATCATTACAAATAATTTTTAATTTTTTAGGATAGTGTTTTTCTATTTCTAAGAGAGCTGGCATGCAGCGCTCATCGCGTTCTATTGCCGTTACAATGGCGCCCTTTGCTAGCAAGGCACGTGTGAGACCTCCAGGACCAGGACCAATTTCAAGAACAGGTTTTCCTTCTATATTACCTGCGTGATGAGCAATTTTAGATGTTAAATTAAGGTCAAAAAGAAAATTTTGCCCCAAAGATTTATGCGCTTGTAATCCATATATATCAATGACCTCGCGTAGAGGAGGGAGATTATCTATTGGCATGGTATGAAACTATTTTGGGCAAGTTGATTTGCAAGTTTAAGAGCAGCAATAAAGCTTTCGGGAGAGGCTATCCCTTTATCAGCAATGTCAAAAGCAGTTCCGTGATCTGGAGAGGTGCGAATAAAAGGGAGACCTAATGTGACATTAACAGTGCTATCAAAGTCTAATGTTTTAGCAGGGATAAGGGCTTGATCATGATACATACAAATGGCAACGTCATATGCCTTCCTTGCGCATTCATGGAACATTGTGTCGGCAGGAAGCGGGCCTGCAATATTGAGTCCTTTCTTTTTAAGATATTCAATAGCAGGAGTGATAACTTCAATATCTTCTTTTCCCATTGCACCTCCTTCTCCAGCATGAGGATTGAGACCAGCAACAGCTAGTCGGGGTGACGTTATTTTAAACCGTGTTTTTAAGTCACATTCAGTAATAAGTACCGTTTGAATAATTAATTCACGGGTAAGCTGTGAAGGGACAGCTTTAAATGGAATATGAACAGTTGTTGGTACTGTTTTTAATCGAGGTCCTGCTAACATCATAACTGGATGATAACATTTATGAAAAGCTTTATGGGCTAAATCGGCTAAAAATTCTGTATGACCTGGAAATTGAAAACCAGCATCATAAAGATTCTTTTTTGCAATAGGACAAGTGATAAGTGCACATGCGTGACCACTTTGAATCAATTGAACACTGCGTTTAATTGATTCAATGATTCCTGCGGCATTATTCGATGAAGGGACACCTAATTGATTACTTTGTTTATTTTTTAATGGTATGATAGGAAGAGCATTTTGAAAGTTTTTAGCGGGATTATTGATTAAAACAGATTCCACCTCAACATTAATCTGTAAAAAATGAGCGCGCGAACAAATAACATCTGGGTCAGCAAGAAGCACAAAAGGCGGAATTTGGCGCGTAACACGCAAATTCCACGCTTTTAGTACTATTTCAGGGCCAATTCCGGCAGGATCGCCACCGCTAACAATAAGAGCAGCCATTATGAATTTTGAATGCGTGCCACTCGCCGCAGTTCTCCTAAATATTTGTTGCTTAATTCTTCAAGTCTTTGCGGGCTTCTTTTTTTACTATCTTGAAGAGAAAATATCAATCGAGCGACATAATCATCAGAAACTCTTTTTATTTTGCAGACAGCAATTGCTTCGATCCCATCAGATGTTTCTTGTAATTTTGTCATTTTTCCAGCAGGCGTTGCAAGAATAGCTTGTTCCCATGCATTGGGAAGTTGGGGCTCTAGAAACTTTCCTAAATGGCGGATCGTAACGTCTAAAATACCTCTTGCTTGATTGTGAGCTTTTGCGCAGCCACGGAAATGCGCACGGAAGTTGTTTGCTTCTCTTTGACGTCTTTCAAAAATTTCTGAACGACGATGTGCTGGAATGACAAAAACAATACGCTGTAATGTATATTCATTGGTTGAAGGTTTAACACCACCATTTTTTAATATTCTTCGTACAGCTTCTTGTTCGCTAATCATACCCGTTTCAGCTTGATAGCGTGCGCTAACAAGACGCCCCCATCCGATTTGTCCACGGATGTAATCTTTAAAGTGTTGCACAGTAATCTCAGTTTGGATCAGGATCTGGTTGAGTTGATCAATCGTCATATTATTTTGTGTTGCAAAATTCTCAAACGCTCTATCAACTTCATCATTGCTTACTTCAATATTACGACGTTTTATTTCAATATTTTTCAGCTTTTCATCGATAAGCTCTTTTTTAGCCTGTGCCACCAAATTGCCCTGCTTTTGTTGCAGTCTGAGAAAAGCAATGCGCCTTTGTATATCATAATTTGTAATGGGGGTGCCATTAACTGTAACAACAATAGAAGTCTGCGCAAAGACTGTCGAAATCAAATTTTCATTTATTAGCAGGCTGCTTACGCTCAAAGACGCAATATAAAATAAAGCAAGAACACGCTTTTTCAATTTATTCATGTAAATAGGCTTTCGCATTGTTTATTAATTCTCATCAATAACTTAAAATATACGCTTTCTTTCATAAAAACAATGATAAGTTAAATCACTTATACATTCTCTTTATAAATTTTAATCTATCTTTTTTCCGATATCTGCAATTGTACGCAATGAAAGAGAGAAATTAAAATTTTGCAAAGGTGTTTTCCTCCCTGGATTTTTTACTTGTTGATAACCGAATGTTAGTCCGAAACATTCATCTGTATAATTCAAGCTAATTCCTCGCTTTATAAATGTACCAGATACGAGATCATAACCGGCGTTGCTATTAATGGACCAATAATCTGCCAGTTTAAGTCCAGTTTGAAAAGAAATTTCTTGACGCTCTTGAGGATATTCATAATCTGGTTGTTCTGCGATATATGCATATTGTATAGATGCCCAAAGTTTTTCCCATTTTTGTGATGCTTCGATTTCACTACGGCGGATTTTGCCTGTTTTTTTGTCAAAGCGTCCGCGCGTTTCTAAGGAAAAACCACTTTTATGGGTCGCACCAAACATTGCAACATAGTCTGAACGTTTTGCCTCTAAGCTAGAGTGAATACCTACATTGACAAAGTCCTTTTCTGCAAAAGAATTCTTTCCTGCCAAATGAAAGGATTGTCCAATGAGACCATAAAGAGACCAATTGTCATTAAAGCTTCCAGAATATCTTAGACCTATATTGGCTCTTGTGCCACCTTCTACACGATCATAACCAGAAAATTTGTCCCGTTGAAAGAGAGTGGTTGCATCAAAGACAAAGCTTTGAGCATCTTCATTAGGAATTTGTCCAATATATTGTTCATTATTGCGTATAAAAATTTGTGCGGTTGGTTCTATAATATGTGTAGAATGATCAGCTGTAATGAGAAAGGGATAGCGTAGTTCCAACCCTGCTGTTGCCATGCCACGAATTGTTGAACCATGAATTGCGGATAAGGCATTATTTTCTATAGAAGCTGTATGATTTTCGCTTACATTG contains the following coding sequences:
- the gmk gene encoding guanylate kinase, whose product is MTVFESKLSAIKIQRRGFLFILSSPSGAGKSTISRLLLKDGQLELSVSMTTRRRRPSEVDGLHYHFISKEEFEYKRDRDEFIEWAEVHGNYYGTLRETVENALSTGRDMLFDIDYQGTEQLQKKMLGDTVSVFILPPSMKELVSRLHRRAEDSQDIINLRLENARTELKHWRSYDYVVINEDLDQSLSFIKSIYLAETAKRERCSYLGSFVDGLIAEKIDKCLD
- a CDS encoding peptidylprolyl isomerase; the protein is MNKLKKRVLALFYIASLSVSSLLINENLISTVFAQTSIVVTVNGTPITNYDIQRRIAFLRLQQKQGNLVAQAKKELIDEKLKNIEIKRRNIEVSNDEVDRAFENFATQNNMTIDQLNQILIQTEITVQHFKDYIRGQIGWGRLVSARYQAETGMISEQEAVRRILKNGGVKPSTNEYTLQRIVFVIPAHRRSEIFERRQREANNFRAHFRGCAKAHNQARGILDVTIRHLGKFLEPQLPNAWEQAILATPAGKMTKLQETSDGIEAIAVCKIKRVSDDYVARLIFSLQDSKKRSPQRLEELSNKYLGELRRVARIQNS
- the rsmA gene encoding 16S rRNA (adenine(1518)-N(6)/adenine(1519)-N(6))-dimethyltransferase RsmA, with translation MPIDNLPPLREVIDIYGLQAHKSLGQNFLFDLNLTSKIAHHAGNIEGKPVLEIGPGPGGLTRALLAKGAIVTAIERDERCMPALLEIEKHYPKKLKIICNDALKQDFSKLFETSPEKPRIIANLPYNIGTQLLLNWLLTEPWPPFYESMTLMFQREVAKRITAKPQSTHYGRLSVLTGWRTTAKIAFDVPPQAFIPIPKVTSSVVHIVPRTQPLACSAQKLSLVTKTAFGQRRKMLRQNLKTLGGEVLLEKAGIDGTRRAETLSVSEFITLAHLVL
- the pdxA gene encoding 4-hydroxythreonine-4-phosphate dehydrogenase PdxA → MAALIVSGGDPAGIGPEIVLKAWNLRVTRQIPPFVLLADPDVICSRAHFLQINVEVESVLINNPAKNFQNALPIIPLKNKQSNQLGVPSSNNAAGIIESIKRSVQLIQSGHACALITCPIAKKNLYDAGFQFPGHTEFLADLAHKAFHKCYHPVMMLAGPRLKTVPTTVHIPFKAVPSQLTRELIIQTVLITECDLKTRFKITSPRLAVAGLNPHAGEGGAMGKEDIEVITPAIEYLKKKGLNIAGPLPADTMFHECARKAYDVAICMYHDQALIPAKTLDFDSTVNVTLGLPFIRTSPDHGTAFDIADKGIASPESFIAALKLANQLAQNSFIPCQ